The Gammaproteobacteria bacterium nucleotide sequence CGTTTCCTCGATTGCACTCTGACCTGTCATGGTGAATCTCCAGCTCTGTTCGATCACGCAACAGCCTTCGCGTGCCCTACCTGATCAACCGACGTCTTGCTGCCCCAAAACCTGATTGTGACTGCTAAACCGCCACTTCAGCAAGCACGCACTGATGTCACTCACCGTCGCACAGTTTAGCCACGAAACATACCATATGACGCTCGGCCGGCGTGGCTGTTATCCTGTACTGTAAGCTCCCCGACTGTCTCAACCGAACATCGACTGCGACATTGACTCCTTCGACCTATGAACCGACCAAGTGGAGAACGTGATGCCTAGAGCTAACCTGAAACGATTATTCGCCAATGACAAACTCAAAGCCGGACACGCCTTATTTGAGTTTTCAACACCCGGCATCGGCCAGATTTTGGGTGGAACAGGTATCGATTTTGTCTTTGTCGATATGGAACACTCAGGTTTTGGAATATCCGAACTCAAACAACTCGTCACCAGTTTGAGAGCCGGCAACCTTCCTGCCCTGGTACGCCCGCCGTCGAAAAACTATCACCATATCGCTCGAGCGCTCGATGCGGGTGCTGATGGACTACTACTGCCTATGGTGGCCTCGGCTGACGAAGCCCGTGAAATCGTCCAGCACGCCAACTACCCTCCACGCGGGCACCGGGGCATCGCCCTGGGGATTGCGCACGATGGCTACCGCGCTGTGTCACCCGATGTTGCCTTACGATCAGCCAATCGAAGAATTGGTATAGCCACATTGATCGAAACTGTTGAAGGCGTGCGGAACGTCGATGAAATCGCCGCGGTCGATGGGGTGGACTGTATCTGGCTGGGACACTTTGATCTCAGTGCGTCTCTGGGTATCCCAGGGGACTTCGACCACCCGGAATTTCTTCGCGCCGAGCGCCGAATTCGACAGGCAGCACACAAACACGGCAAGGCACTGGGGTTTCTTGTAGTTTCAGCCGAACAAGGCATTGATCGATTTCGAAAAGGATATGATGTCATCTGTTACCAGATGGACACACTCCTCTACCCACAGACTTTGGCAAGCGGAATCGAACAAATTCGCAAGGGGTGCAAAACCGGCAGACCGAAGCAAAAGTCATGAAAAATCAAGATCAATTTCGGGTAGCTCTGTCTGGGGCATTTCAAAACAATGATGGCACGCCCGTATTCCCGATGTTCGACCTGTCACCGCTATCGGATGACCCTGAAGTTCAATTCGAATACGTCGCCGGCATTGATGGTCGGATGAGTGCCGAATCACTGGAGGGTTTCGATGCACTGGTACTGCTGCTGGAGAAATTTGATGCCAACAGCATCCCTGCGAACAACCGCCTGACACTGATTGCACGGTTTGGCGTGGGTTTTGATACGGTGGATGTAGAAGCTTGCAAAATCAAGGGAATCGCGGTCGGAATCACACCTAACGGCGTCAGACGACCAGTCGCAGCATCAGTACTGACCTACATCCTCGCTCTATCCGGGAAACTGATGATCAAAGACGCTCTGGTACGAGGTGGACCATCAACGTTTGCTGAAAGAGCTCAGCACATGGGGACAGGGCTGGTGGGTAAGACGCTGGGCTCAATCGGGCTTGGCAACATTGGTGTGGAGGTATTTCGACTCTGTGCGCCGCTCGGTATGAACTTCATCGCTCACGACCCCTATATCGATTCGACTGTCGCCCAGTCCGTCAACGTTGAACTCAAAGACCTGGAGAGCGTATTCCGTGAGAGTGATTTTTTGACCCTTAACGTACCGCTAAGCGAAGAGACCCTCCACCTGGCGAACGCTGCCAGGCTTACATTGATGAAACCTACTGCGTACCTGATCAATACATCACGTGGGCCCGTTGTCGACCAAACCGCCCTCGTAACGGCGTTGACACAAGGCGTAATTGCCGGCGCCGGGTTGGACGTATTTGATCCAGAGCCACCACAGGCCGACGACCCGCTATTACAGCTCGATAATGTGATCCTCACTCCGCATGCTCTGTGCTGGACGGACCAGTGCTTTGCCGGCATAGGAGCGCAGGATCTAGAGCATGTATTTGCCGTAAAAAACGGACAGGTCCCGCAGGCACTTGCTGACCCTACGGTCGCTGATGAACCGGCCTTCCACCTGAAGCTGAAACACTACCGAAATTGCTTCGCTTCTCAGTCGACGTAACGGGTCTTATCTGAATCGAGCAACTCCTGAACCCAGTCTGAGGCAGTAGCTCCACCGTGGACTTTCTTCTCGTATTCAGCCTCTAGCTGAGTAACGACTGCAATTGAGGCAATCACTGCATCGACGGTCGATCGTGATACGACGACGACACCATCACGGTCTCCCACCAAAATGTCACCCGACTCGATGGGTACACCTTTGATAGCTACCGGCAAGCCGACCGAGCCTGGACCTAGGGAATAAGGTGAGTTGGGAGATACACCTGCACAAAATACCGGAATACCCGCCGCCAGTATGCCCTCTGCGTCCCGAACCAGCCCATCGGTAACAATGGCGCGGATCCCTTTATTTTTTGCCATGATGGCGACGTTGTCACCGATCACAGCTGCGTCGTCGTAACCATTTGTTTCAATCAACACCACGTCACCAGGCTGTGCCAGCGCAATGCCCGGCTGAACAGCCAGCATGTCCCTGGGTTCAACATGCACAGTAATTACAGAACCGGCAAACGCCATGTCGGTCGCGAGCGGCTTAATTCGGTAGTCCAGGGCTCCGGTACCATTCTGGGCATCGACCACAAATCCGGTCGAAATCCCTTGAAACACCCCGATCTGGTCATTGGTCGGTCGATCGAAGTGTTTCCTGACCGTAAGAATGACAGGTTCACCAATCATGTGTTCATATCCTCGGTGTTCTGATGGGTTTCGACGCTCAACCGCCCGAAGAATTCCAGGCAGCCGCGTTTAGCCCGTGGTCAGAGATGCTCGATCGTAACAATTCGGAATTTTAATATATATTATCCTGTGAATAGATGAGAACCAAGGATGTGAGACCTATGAGCCAAACTGTAACCCGGACAATTCGACTGAGCCCAGCTGACAATGTTGTGGTTGCCCGCGCCGCACTGCGTGCGGACACCCGCGTCGAGGAAGAAGCGCTGACAACGCTTGATCCGATAGATCCTGGACACAAAGTGGCGACCCAGGCCATCTCGAAAGGTGACACGATAAGAAAGTACGACCAGATCATCGGCATAGCCGAAACCGATATCTTGCCGGGCCAGCATGTTCACACCCACAACTTGCGCATGGATAATTTCGACCGCGACTACCGGTTCAGTGAGTCGGTGAGAAGTCTCGACTTCGTGGCACCCGAACAGGCGGCGACTTTTGAGGGCATTGTTCGTTCTGACGGCCGCGTCGGAACCCGCAACTACATTGGCGTTCTGACCAGTGTCAATTGTTCTGCAAGTGTTGCTCGACATGTCACCAAACGGTTTCAAGAAGACGTGATGGCTGAGTTTCCTAATGTCGATGGGGTCATCGCGCTAACACATGATCATGGCTGTGGCGGCTGTGCCGGTATCGGCCTGAACTATATACAGAGGACACTTTCCGGTTACTCCCGACACCCCAATTTTTATGCCGTGGTGATTATTGGCCTGGGCTGCGAGGCCAATCAGATCGGGGCCATGATGGAAGCTGAAAAGCTCAATCCCAGCGATAAACTCCACGCCTTTACGATCCAGGATTCAGGTGGCAGCGCTGCGGCGGCCGAGCGTGGCGAGGGCCTGATCCGTGAACTGCTCAGTGATGCGAACCAGATCGAACGGGTGACACGACCGGTCAGCGATCTGATTCTGGCACTGGAATGTGGCGGCTCAGACGGCTACTCGGGCATCTCTGCAAATCCGGCACTCGGCGCAGCAGCCGACCTCCTGGTCTTGAATGGGGGGACGGCCTGTCTGGGTGAAACGCCAGAAGTCTATGGTGCCGAACACCTGCTCACGCAGCGGGCAGTCAGCCCCGAAGTCGGCCAGAAACTGGTGGACCGGATCCGTTGGTGGGAAGACTACACCCAGGCCAATCATGCCGAAATGAACAACAATCCTGCACCTGGCAATAAAGCAGGCGGTCTGACCACGATTCTGGAGAAATCCCTTGGCGCCGTGGCCAAAGGCGGCACGACTAATCTGGTTGACGTCTACGAGTATGCGCAACCGATTACCAAAAAAGGTTTTGTCTTTATGGATACACCAGGTTACGACCCCGCTTCGATCACCGGCATGGTGGCGGGTGGCGCCAACATCACCTGCTTCACAACCGGTCGCGGCTCGGTGTTCGGGGGCAAACCTGTGCCAAGCCTGAAACTTGCCACCAACACGCCGATGTATCTGCGGATGGAAAGTGACATGGACATCAACTGCGGTGACATCGTCGACGGTACGTCGAGCGTTGAGAAAAAGGGGCAGGAAATCTTTGAGAGGATCATCTCCTGCGCATCCGGTGAACGGTCAAAATCCGAAATCATGGGCATGGGCGAAGAAGAATTTGTTCCCTGGATGGTCGGTGCCATACTGTAATTCATGCTTAATCGCCCTACTCTTCTGACTTAGGTCGACTGTCCTACACTGCGCTAAACGGAAAGATCTATGCTCAGTACTACTCAGCTTGATCACTATCACACGCAAGGTTTTGTAATTCCTGATTTCCGCCTCGACAAAGAAACGCTTGATACTATCAAAGGACATCATGAGCGTCTGATCACCCGATTACCCGAATTTCGAGACTACTGTCCCAGCGTGCTGGCCTACGATCTGGCCTTCCTGAACTACGCTCGCATTCCGGAGATCCTGGAAATGGTGGAGCAGGTACTAGGTGGTCATTTTGCACTCTGGAATTCCAGCTTTTTTGCTAAACCTGCCGTCAACGGTAGGGCAACCCCCTGGCACCAAGATGGCGAGTACTGGCCCATACGACCTGTGGCCACTTGCACAGTCTGGATTGCGATTGATGATGCGAACACGGAAAACGGCTGCCTGAAACTCATCCCCGGTTCTCATAAGAAAGAACAGCTGCTTGCACATAAAACTAATCCAGACCCAAATCTGACCCTCAACCAGGAACTGCTGTCCTCAGATTTCGATGAATCCCAGGCCGTAGACCTGATTCTGGAGGCGGGACAAATGTCACTGCACGATGTTCGAATAGTGCACGGCTCAGAAGAGAACACGTCTTCGAATTCACGACGTGGTATGACACTACGCTACATGCCACTGACTTCTGTCTTTGACCGAAGACTCGCAGTGACACAATCGAAAAGTATGGGGTTTAAGGCTCACGAGGAACGAACACTTTTCCTTATGCGAGGAACTGATCAGACCGGAGAAAACGATTTTCGCCTGCGCTGGTAACAACGCTATCAGTCAACAGAACGACATTAAAGGACAATAATAATGACTAAAATCAATCTCTGCGGCGTCATTCCACCGGTGACCACTCCTTTCGACGCGCACGGAGAAATCGAGTACACCTCGGTTAAAGCACAGGTTGATTGGCTGGTTGACTGCGGCGTGAGCGGGATCGCGGCTGGCGGCAGTACGGGCGAAGGTCATACCCTCGAGGCTGACGAATTTAGGACCCTCATTAATGTCGCGTTCGAAGCTGCTGACGGGCGTATCGACGTGATTGCCGGAATTATCACTGATTCGACGCGGGAATCTGTGCGGCGTGGCCAGATGATCCAGGATTCAGGCGTCGCCGCATTGCAGGTCACGCCGGTGCACTACGTATTCAAGCCAGGCGACGATGACACCGTCGAGCATTTCAGAACGCTGAGCAGCGAAACGGGAATGCCGATCATTATCTATAACGTCATCCCGTGGAATTACCTTTCACCCGAACTGCTGTGCAGGGTCATGCGTGAGGTTCCGGGCGTCATTGGCGTAAAACAAAGCGCTGGCGATATGAAGCTTTTTGCTGATCTCATGATTTCAGCCGACCCGGACGACTTGATTTTTAGTGCGGTAGACGGCCTGCTGTATGCCAGTTACTGCTTGGGTGCCCGGGGATCTATTGCAGCTATTCTTTCCGCGGCGCCTCGCCCAAGCGTCCAGCTCTGGAACGCAGTCAAAGCCGGAGACCATGCAACAGCACTGGACCTGCACGAAAAGTTGCTGGCCTTGTGGAATGCAATCGTTGGTGACAATCTACCGGCAACAACCAAGTATTCACAGATTCTTCAGGGTATTCCCGCAGGGCTACCTCGTCAGCCAATGTCTATGCCTGGAGAACCCCAGCAAGCTCTCATTCGCAACGCACTGATGGGTCTTAGTCTGATCTAAGGCACAACTCAAACAGAGATTTCGTCTCGGTTGGCCTTCGGGTCAAGCCGGTGCGGTATTTTGATATGAATCAAAATACTACCCTCAAACGGAGCCTTACTCGCAAGTTACGTTCGTGAACAGCTATCGCAACCAACAGTTCTTAATCGTCGGCACAGGCTTTCTGGTCCAGGCTGTTTATGTGGGACTGTTGTTTATGTTCGGGATATTGTTTCTTGAATTCGAGGAAACCTTCGGTTGGTCCCGCGCGGTAATTTCTGGCGCGTTCTCCGCATTCCTCCTTGCGACCGGAATTATCGGCATAGCTATGGGGAAACTGAACGATCTTTTCGGCCCTCGACGGATAATGATTGCTGGCGCGCTGATTCATGGCGCCGGCTACGCACTGATGTCCCTCATCCAGGCGCCCTGGCAGCTCTATTTCTTTTACGGTGTGCTCGTAGCGGTTGGATTCAGCACACACGACATTTTGACGTTGTCGACTATTGCCCGCTGGTTCACAGCCAAAAGAAGCCTGATGTCCGGAATTGTCAAAGCCGGGGCCGGTGCGGGAACGTTCGTGGTTCCTATACTACTGACCGCCCTGCTTGCAGTCTGGGACTGGCGCATCGCTTGCCTTGTTGTTGGCGCAGCTTCTACTTTGATTTTGACCTTTCTCGCACAGTTTTTGACACGTAACCCACCATCGACACCAGTGGAATCAGACGAAGTCTCGACACCAGTACCTCAAACTGAAATTGGACTGACGCTCAAGCTAGCGATTACTACACGCAATTTCTGGATTCTGTGCGTCGGGCAGTTTTTGATCTTTTCCTGCTTGATGGTCGTGATGATTCATGTGGCTCCCCACGCCCGAGACCTTGGGTTTGAAACAACCCAGGCAGCAAAAGTACTCTCAACCATCGGCGCCGGAAGTATTCTCGGCCGAATCATTCTGGGTGGAACCGCTGATCGATTGGGAGGGAAGCGCGCGCTGATCATCGCCTACGTCATTCTTTGCGCGAGCCTGATCTGGCTGCTGTTTATCCGCGAACCGTCGATTCTGTTTTTGTTTGCCCCGGTATATGGATTTACTCATGGTGCATTCTTCACACTCATATCTCCCACGGTGGCAGAGCTTTTCGGCACCCGGTCGCATGGCGTGATTTTCGCCATCGTCTTGTTTCATGGGACGATTGGTGGCGCTTTGAGCCCATTGATTGCAGGTTATGTTTTCGACACGGTGGGCTCTTACCAGCCAGTTTTTGCTTGCCTGGCCGGGCTTGCGGTTGCAGGCCTCGTACTGGTCCAGTTTCTGCAGTCGAACAGCCCGGCTGAAATTGAGGTAACCTGAGAAATCTACAAAGCTAGGTCAGGCTGCGCGATGTCCCAGAAAAGAACATTCCGAGTCGGTACCGGCGCCGGATTTTCATCCGACCGACTGGATCCGGCCATTGATCTGGTGAAGCGGGGCCAGCTGGACACGATCATATTTGAATGCGTGGGTGAAAGAACCCTGGCATTCGGGCATCGCGACCGTGCGGCTGATCCTGGCCTCGGCTACAACGCCTTACTTGAAACCCGGCTCCGAGCCCTCCTCCCCCTGTGCCAGGCACACGGCACCCGACTGATCACCAACATGGGTGTCGCCAATCCGGACGCTGCGGCACAACTGGCTGTCAGAATCGCACAGGAGCTGGGGCTAAATGGACTTCGCATAGCTGCGGTGACCGGCGACGATGTACGTACACTGATTCACGACGAAAGCCCGTTGCACGAACCATCGTGTACAGTCGCCGAAACCGGTCGGTCGATTCTTGGGGCAAATGCCTACCTCGGCGCTGACGCGATTATTCCAGCATTGGAAGAAGATGCGCACGTCGTCATCACTGGTCGAGTGGCTGACCCATCGTTGTTTCTGGCGCCTATCCAGCATCATTTTAACTGGGCAGCAAACGACTGGACTCGGCTCGGCGCTGGCACCCTGGTTGGACATTTAATGGAATGTGCAGCCCAGGTCAGCGGCGGCTATTTTGCCGACCCAGGATATAAATCAGTCCCTAATCTGGCTTATGTGGGCTTCCCAATTGCAGAAGTCTGCGCCGACGGCAGCGCTGTAATCACCAAGTTGACAGACACGGGCGGGCTGGTCAGTACCCAGACTGTCAAGGAACAGATGCTGTACGAGGTACACAACCCAACGGCCTACCTGACCCCTGATGTCACAGCTGATTTCTCCACAGTTAATGTTTCTGAAGTGAGTGCCGATCGCGTGCAGGTTTCTAACGCCAGTGGCACAGCTCGGCCGGATCAACTGAAGGTTACCGTAGCCTTCGACGGCGGCTATCTGGCTGAAGCAGAAGTCTCATACGCTGGTCCAGGCGCTGCAGAACGCGCCACGTTGGCTGCCGATATCGTCAGAGACCGCATCAGAAAAGTCCACGACGTTCATTTACCCTGTCGTACAGATCTGGTCGGACTGAACGCGATCCACGAGCTCAAACCCAGTAAGGATTTGGATATCCGAGATGTCCGCCTGCGTGCTGCATTGCGCTGCAACGATCGTAAAGCTGCTGAGGCACTGCTGTGGGAAGTCGAAGCGCTGCTGTGCTGTGGGCCAGCCGGAGGCGGTGGTTACAGAGGTCGTATCGAGCCTAGCGTCCTGACTTACTCGACCTTTGTAAAGCGTGACCAGGTGACGCCGAAAATAGAGATCCTATCTGTATGA carries:
- a CDS encoding aldolase/citrate lyase family protein; translated protein: MPRANLKRLFANDKLKAGHALFEFSTPGIGQILGGTGIDFVFVDMEHSGFGISELKQLVTSLRAGNLPALVRPPSKNYHHIARALDAGADGLLLPMVASADEAREIVQHANYPPRGHRGIALGIAHDGYRAVSPDVALRSANRRIGIATLIETVEGVRNVDEIAAVDGVDCIWLGHFDLSASLGIPGDFDHPEFLRAERRIRQAAHKHGKALGFLVVSAEQGIDRFRKGYDVICYQMDTLLYPQTLASGIEQIRKGCKTGRPKQKS
- a CDS encoding dehydrogenase; the encoded protein is MKNQDQFRVALSGAFQNNDGTPVFPMFDLSPLSDDPEVQFEYVAGIDGRMSAESLEGFDALVLLLEKFDANSIPANNRLTLIARFGVGFDTVDVEACKIKGIAVGITPNGVRRPVAASVLTYILALSGKLMIKDALVRGGPSTFAERAQHMGTGLVGKTLGSIGLGNIGVEVFRLCAPLGMNFIAHDPYIDSTVAQSVNVELKDLESVFRESDFLTLNVPLSEETLHLANAARLTLMKPTAYLINTSRGPVVDQTALVTALTQGVIAGAGLDVFDPEPPQADDPLLQLDNVILTPHALCWTDQCFAGIGAQDLEHVFAVKNGQVPQALADPTVADEPAFHLKLKHYRNCFASQST
- a CDS encoding RraA family protein, whose protein sequence is MIGEPVILTVRKHFDRPTNDQIGVFQGISTGFVVDAQNGTGALDYRIKPLATDMAFAGSVITVHVEPRDMLAVQPGIALAQPGDVVLIETNGYDDAAVIGDNVAIMAKNKGIRAIVTDGLVRDAEGILAAGIPVFCAGVSPNSPYSLGPGSVGLPVAIKGVPIESGDILVGDRDGVVVVSRSTVDAVIASIAVVTQLEAEYEKKVHGGATASDWVQELLDSDKTRYVD
- a CDS encoding altronate dehydratase family protein, producing the protein MSQTVTRTIRLSPADNVVVARAALRADTRVEEEALTTLDPIDPGHKVATQAISKGDTIRKYDQIIGIAETDILPGQHVHTHNLRMDNFDRDYRFSESVRSLDFVAPEQAATFEGIVRSDGRVGTRNYIGVLTSVNCSASVARHVTKRFQEDVMAEFPNVDGVIALTHDHGCGGCAGIGLNYIQRTLSGYSRHPNFYAVVIIGLGCEANQIGAMMEAEKLNPSDKLHAFTIQDSGGSAAAAERGEGLIRELLSDANQIERVTRPVSDLILALECGGSDGYSGISANPALGAAADLLVLNGGTACLGETPEVYGAEHLLTQRAVSPEVGQKLVDRIRWWEDYTQANHAEMNNNPAPGNKAGGLTTILEKSLGAVAKGGTTNLVDVYEYAQPITKKGFVFMDTPGYDPASITGMVAGGANITCFTTGRGSVFGGKPVPSLKLATNTPMYLRMESDMDINCGDIVDGTSSVEKKGQEIFERIISCASGERSKSEIMGMGEEEFVPWMVGAIL
- a CDS encoding phytanoyl-CoA dioxygenase family protein; translation: MLSTTQLDHYHTQGFVIPDFRLDKETLDTIKGHHERLITRLPEFRDYCPSVLAYDLAFLNYARIPEILEMVEQVLGGHFALWNSSFFAKPAVNGRATPWHQDGEYWPIRPVATCTVWIAIDDANTENGCLKLIPGSHKKEQLLAHKTNPDPNLTLNQELLSSDFDESQAVDLILEAGQMSLHDVRIVHGSEENTSSNSRRGMTLRYMPLTSVFDRRLAVTQSKSMGFKAHEERTLFLMRGTDQTGENDFRLRW
- a CDS encoding dihydrodipicolinate synthase family protein — encoded protein: MTKINLCGVIPPVTTPFDAHGEIEYTSVKAQVDWLVDCGVSGIAAGGSTGEGHTLEADEFRTLINVAFEAADGRIDVIAGIITDSTRESVRRGQMIQDSGVAALQVTPVHYVFKPGDDDTVEHFRTLSSETGMPIIIYNVIPWNYLSPELLCRVMREVPGVIGVKQSAGDMKLFADLMISADPDDLIFSAVDGLLYASYCLGARGSIAAILSAAPRPSVQLWNAVKAGDHATALDLHEKLLALWNAIVGDNLPATTKYSQILQGIPAGLPRQPMSMPGEPQQALIRNALMGLSLI
- a CDS encoding MFS transporter: MNSYRNQQFLIVGTGFLVQAVYVGLLFMFGILFLEFEETFGWSRAVISGAFSAFLLATGIIGIAMGKLNDLFGPRRIMIAGALIHGAGYALMSLIQAPWQLYFFYGVLVAVGFSTHDILTLSTIARWFTAKRSLMSGIVKAGAGAGTFVVPILLTALLAVWDWRIACLVVGAASTLILTFLAQFLTRNPPSTPVESDEVSTPVPQTEIGLTLKLAITTRNFWILCVGQFLIFSCLMVVMIHVAPHARDLGFETTQAAKVLSTIGAGSILGRIILGGTADRLGGKRALIIAYVILCASLIWLLFIREPSILFLFAPVYGFTHGAFFTLISPTVAELFGTRSHGVIFAIVLFHGTIGGALSPLIAGYVFDTVGSYQPVFACLAGLAVAGLVLVQFLQSNSPAEIEVT
- a CDS encoding DUF1446 domain-containing protein → MSQKRTFRVGTGAGFSSDRLDPAIDLVKRGQLDTIIFECVGERTLAFGHRDRAADPGLGYNALLETRLRALLPLCQAHGTRLITNMGVANPDAAAQLAVRIAQELGLNGLRIAAVTGDDVRTLIHDESPLHEPSCTVAETGRSILGANAYLGADAIIPALEEDAHVVITGRVADPSLFLAPIQHHFNWAANDWTRLGAGTLVGHLMECAAQVSGGYFADPGYKSVPNLAYVGFPIAEVCADGSAVITKLTDTGGLVSTQTVKEQMLYEVHNPTAYLTPDVTADFSTVNVSEVSADRVQVSNASGTARPDQLKVTVAFDGGYLAEAEVSYAGPGAAERATLAADIVRDRIRKVHDVHLPCRTDLVGLNAIHELKPSKDLDIRDVRLRAALRCNDRKAAEALLWEVEALLCCGPAGGGGYRGRIEPSVLTYSTFVKRDQVTPKIEILSV